A stretch of the Thermofilum adornatum genome encodes the following:
- a CDS encoding orotidine 5'-phosphate decarboxylase / HUMPS family protein has product MHVDIGKLRKLGEAKSSRIIVALDDLPGGVSPQSIDIFLEEIAKYVVGIKIGLPLVLAMDISDVAELIGRFKGDFYFLADFKLADIPSIVKKELSLIERNGFDGAILHLFPLGLEEVLNDKDNISLDVFGLVAMSHPEARLLDQHFGDLLEYSTRLSLSGVVLPATKPELIQKARKYLPPRYTIISPGIGAQGAEPGTALKHGADFEIVGRMLTMSRDPRDVAEKIVEEQRRWLR; this is encoded by the coding sequence ATGCATGTGGACATAGGTAAGCTGAGGAAACTAGGAGAAGCAAAATCTTCAAGAATAATTGTTGCACTCGATGATTTGCCTGGAGGAGTGTCTCCCCAGAGTATTGATATCTTTCTAGAAGAAATAGCGAAGTACGTTGTGGGCATAAAGATTGGGTTGCCCCTTGTGCTCGCTATGGATATTTCGGACGTGGCTGAACTTATAGGTAGGTTTAAGGGAGACTTCTACTTCTTGGCTGACTTCAAGCTTGCAGATATACCTAGCATAGTTAAGAAAGAACTAAGTCTAATCGAGAGAAACGGCTTTGACGGTGCGATTTTGCACCTTTTCCCATTGGGGCTCGAAGAAGTTTTAAATGACAAAGACAATATTAGCCTAGACGTCTTTGGTTTGGTAGCTATGAGTCACCCAGAGGCCAGGTTGCTAGATCAACATTTTGGGGATCTTTTGGAGTATTCTACAAGGCTGAGTCTTAGTGGCGTAGTTTTGCCTGCGACTAAGCCAGAGCTTATACAGAAGGCGCGCAAGTATCTGCCCCCCAGATACACGATTATTTCGCCTGGAATCGGAGCGCAGGGCGCAGAGCCTGGAACAGCCTTAAAACATGGGGCCGACTTTGAAATCGTGGGGAGGATGCTGACAATGAGTAGGGATCCTCGCGATGTCGCTGAAAAAATAGTGGAGGAGCAGAGGAGGTGGCTAAGGTGA
- the pyrE gene encoding orotate phosphoribosyltransferase, protein MAKVIEEILWQIGAVKTGEFRLTSGKISNIYVDLRKLPSYPEAFRRVVQLMTEKARQYSFDYVCGIAVGGLPLATAIAYEMSKPLIYARREKKTHGTMKQLEGDYVKGSKILLIDDVATTGGTLIDIIGLLRGEGLEVIKALVVVDRGEGAREALQNIGVSLDSLTTLESILRAKK, encoded by the coding sequence GTGGCTAAGGTGATAGAGGAAATACTCTGGCAGATAGGGGCTGTCAAGACAGGGGAATTCAGGCTTACCTCTGGAAAGATTAGCAACATATACGTTGACCTGAGAAAGCTACCATCGTATCCCGAGGCTTTCCGGAGGGTTGTCCAACTCATGACGGAAAAAGCTAGACAATATTCGTTTGACTACGTGTGTGGAATAGCTGTGGGAGGTCTTCCCCTAGCCACAGCTATAGCCTACGAAATGTCTAAGCCTCTCATCTACGCCAGGCGAGAAAAGAAGACACATGGAACAATGAAACAGCTCGAGGGAGACTATGTCAAAGGCTCAAAGATACTCTTGATAGACGACGTTGCGACCACGGGCGGGACACTAATAGACATCATTGGTCTACTTCGGGGCGAGGGACTAGAAGTTATAAAAGCCCTAGTAGTTGTCGATAGAGGAGAAGGTGCAAGGGAAGCTCTCCAAAACATAGGCGTCTCTCTCGACAGTCTAACCACCCTTGAAAGCATACTTAGAGCGAAAAAGTAG
- the pyrB gene encoding aspartate carbamoyltransferase gives MVPSPNTHVGFNPFYRRDVLSILDFKKEELEYLFQEAENILRDPTKYRDVLRGKILATAFFEPSTRTRLSFQSAILRLGGSYLDLGELEKSSIAKGENIADTIRMLDSYADIIVIRHKLEGAAKFAAEIAENPVINAGDGRKHHPTQAMLDMFTVRRLKNRIDGLTYGVLGDLKYGRAAASFILALSIFSPKKIYLISPGLLRAREDVTSILRERGISFEEVENPSEVIGELDVLYVTRIQRERFPDPSEYEKVKGSYIVDLKLLRNAKEDLIVLHPLPRVDEIALEVDGTRYAKYFEQARLGVPLRMALLKLVLEG, from the coding sequence TTGGTTCCAAGCCCAAATACACATGTAGGTTTCAACCCATTCTATAGGAGAGACGTGTTGTCCATCCTCGATTTTAAAAAGGAAGAGCTCGAGTATTTGTTCCAAGAAGCAGAGAATATTCTCAGAGACCCTACAAAATATAGGGACGTTTTAAGGGGCAAAATACTGGCGACAGCATTCTTCGAGCCAAGCACTAGGACCCGCCTCAGCTTCCAGTCTGCGATCCTGAGGCTTGGAGGAAGCTACCTGGATCTAGGAGAACTAGAAAAAAGCTCGATAGCCAAGGGAGAAAACATTGCAGACACGATAAGGATGCTCGACTCATATGCAGATATAATTGTTATTAGACACAAGCTGGAGGGAGCCGCCAAATTCGCCGCAGAAATAGCAGAAAACCCAGTAATAAACGCGGGCGACGGCAGAAAGCATCATCCAACCCAGGCAATGCTCGACATGTTCACTGTGAGAAGGCTGAAGAACAGGATAGATGGCTTGACATATGGAGTACTTGGAGACCTAAAGTATGGGAGGGCCGCGGCAAGCTTTATCCTTGCCCTCTCAATATTCAGCCCCAAGAAAATATATCTGATTTCTCCAGGGCTTTTACGGGCCCGTGAAGACGTTACAAGCATCCTTAGGGAGAGGGGTATAAGCTTTGAAGAAGTTGAAAACCCAAGCGAAGTTATTGGAGAGCTAGACGTCCTGTATGTGACGAGGATTCAGCGTGAACGTTTTCCAGACCCCTCTGAATACGAAAAGGTGAAGGGGAGCTATATCGTGGACTTAAAGCTTCTCAGAAATGCCAAGGAAGACCTAATAGTCCTCCACCCATTGCCCAGGGTAGACGAAATAGCCCTGGAAGTTGACGGCACCAGGTATGCCAAATACTTCGAGCAGGCCCGATTAGGGGTACCCCTTCGAATGGCTCTGTTGAAGCTTGTTCTCGAGGGGTGA
- the pyrI gene encoding aspartate carbamoyltransferase regulatory subunit, with amino-acid sequence MSEELLVRKIRDGTVIDHIPAGRALDVLKILGLSGKEGSTIAIVMNVPSKKLGRKDIVKVEGKFLEPKEVDEIALIAPTATINIVKDFRVLEKRRVQVPGEIKGLLRCPNPNCVTNTKREPIETRFKLVSIAPLKLKCYYCEDIVTEEQVIQQLVRE; translated from the coding sequence ATGAGTGAAGAGTTACTCGTGAGGAAAATTAGGGACGGAACAGTTATAGACCACATACCTGCGGGTAGGGCACTGGACGTACTAAAGATTCTTGGACTCAGCGGCAAAGAGGGGTCAACTATAGCCATAGTAATGAACGTCCCGAGCAAAAAGCTGGGAAGAAAAGACATTGTTAAGGTTGAGGGCAAGTTTCTCGAGCCAAAAGAAGTAGACGAGATCGCGCTTATAGCGCCCACAGCGACTATAAACATAGTGAAGGACTTCAGGGTTTTAGAAAAGAGGAGAGTCCAAGTTCCAGGGGAAATAAAAGGTTTGCTTAGGTGTCCAAACCCCAACTGCGTCACAAATACCAAGAGAGAGCCCATAGAGACAAGGTTCAAACTCGTATCCATTGCTCCGCTCAAGCTAAAATGCTACTACTGCGAAGACATAGTAACAGAGGAACAAGTCATACAGCAATTAGTAAGAGAATAG
- a CDS encoding dihydroorotase, protein MHEEPDFFILGKAYITGRVVNAAIGISGEKIVSLTSPGNIPPSARRREYGDGFLVVPGMVDIHVHMREPGLEYKEDWRTGSMAAVKGGVTFVADMPNNKPPANNCNILREKLERAKRKSIVDYAFYAGFNIRPEELSKCKDLYIGGKIYPEDLYSPIVEEFARLIASQNKILVVHAEDPILLKPDAKILHSIARPPEAEKSAVKKTLELALQTGARTHITHISLADSIIEILKAKLAGHPVTLDTAPHYFLLNDSLYTTSRKNIAKVNPPLRSEKDRQTLYIAVNKMLVDAIVTDHAPHLLEEKLGEDPPSGFPGLEVALHLLLREILEGRMPIQVLDLYSFRPASLLGINKGCISIGCDADLVVLRKESWEIRPDEFVSKAKYSPFEGAVLRTKTHAVFLRGRTVYEEGEFYEDVRGKFYPLEAPTSYETLQDR, encoded by the coding sequence ATGCATGAAGAACCAGACTTCTTTATTTTGGGAAAAGCCTACATCACGGGAAGAGTTGTAAACGCCGCCATCGGCATTTCAGGCGAAAAAATAGTTTCGCTCACATCTCCTGGCAATATTCCGCCATCAGCGCGTAGACGTGAATACGGGGATGGCTTCCTCGTGGTGCCAGGAATGGTGGATATCCATGTCCACATGCGGGAGCCAGGCCTCGAGTACAAAGAGGACTGGAGAACAGGCTCAATGGCCGCTGTGAAGGGAGGCGTAACATTTGTAGCCGACATGCCAAACAACAAGCCTCCAGCAAACAACTGTAACATTTTACGCGAGAAGCTTGAAAGGGCAAAAAGGAAATCAATTGTAGACTATGCCTTCTATGCGGGTTTTAACATTAGACCCGAAGAACTCTCGAAATGCAAGGACCTCTACATAGGTGGAAAAATCTATCCAGAAGACCTGTACAGCCCAATTGTAGAGGAATTTGCCAGGCTCATCGCTTCTCAAAATAAAATACTTGTTGTCCATGCAGAAGACCCAATACTTTTAAAACCCGACGCCAAAATCCTGCATAGTATAGCAAGGCCGCCAGAGGCAGAGAAGAGCGCCGTAAAGAAAACACTAGAATTAGCGTTGCAGACAGGTGCTAGGACACATATTACACATATCTCTCTCGCCGACTCAATAATCGAAATCCTAAAAGCAAAACTCGCCGGTCATCCAGTGACTCTCGACACAGCTCCACACTACTTCCTGCTTAACGATTCTCTTTATACAACCTCGAGAAAAAACATCGCCAAAGTAAATCCTCCACTCAGAAGCGAAAAAGATAGGCAGACACTCTACATCGCTGTAAATAAAATGCTCGTAGACGCCATTGTAACCGACCATGCGCCACACCTTCTCGAAGAAAAGCTCGGGGAAGATCCTCCTTCAGGCTTCCCTGGCCTCGAGGTGGCTTTACACCTGTTACTCCGAGAAATTCTTGAAGGGAGAATGCCTATCCAAGTCTTAGACCTCTATAGTTTTCGGCCTGCGTCGCTTCTAGGGATAAACAAGGGATGCATCAGCATTGGGTGTGACGCAGACCTCGTAGTGCTTAGAAAAGAGAGCTGGGAAATAAGGCCGGATGAGTTTGTCTCAAAGGCTAAATATTCTCCCTTTGAGGGGGCCGTCTTAAGGACAAAGACGCATGCAGTTTTCCTGAGGGGAAGAACAGTCTATGAAGAGGGTGAGTTCTACGAGGATGTCAGGGGCAAATTTTACCCACTAGAAGCTCCAACAAGCTACGAAACACTGCAGGACAGGTGA
- a CDS encoding dihydroorotate dehydrogenase electron transfer subunit, translating to MPYRVATVEEVRNLTRDIKMYTLSINETFNSDPGQYVMVWVPGVGEIPISLSLVDGETFCLVIARKGKVTSYIHENIKEGDKLYLRGPYGNGFKLQGGKALIVGGGYGVAPLLFLARELARRYVRSDVVLGFRSKEHAILISEFEEYADRLVVSTDDGSLGVRGTAVDVARQLVDRNIYATLYTCGKEQMMYKLVELALNRGIKTQASLERLIKCGIGICGSCVLEPLGLRVCRDGPVFDGETLLKTVDFGRFWHDSTGKPIPIEEVK from the coding sequence TTGCCATATCGGGTAGCCACAGTAGAAGAAGTTAGAAATCTTACGAGAGACATAAAGATGTATACCCTAAGCATCAACGAGACTTTCAATAGCGACCCAGGACAATACGTAATGGTCTGGGTTCCGGGAGTTGGAGAGATACCTATAAGCTTGTCACTTGTAGATGGGGAAACTTTTTGTCTGGTTATCGCTAGGAAGGGAAAAGTAACAAGCTATATCCACGAGAATATAAAAGAAGGGGATAAACTGTATCTTAGGGGTCCATACGGCAATGGCTTCAAGCTACAAGGTGGAAAAGCACTGATTGTAGGCGGAGGCTATGGCGTTGCACCTCTCTTATTCCTGGCACGAGAACTAGCAAGACGATACGTGAGGTCCGACGTTGTATTGGGTTTCCGTTCAAAGGAGCATGCAATATTGATTTCAGAATTTGAGGAATATGCTGACAGACTAGTAGTATCCACAGACGATGGAAGCCTCGGAGTCAGGGGCACAGCGGTAGACGTGGCGAGACAGCTAGTAGATAGAAACATCTACGCCACGCTATACACCTGTGGAAAAGAACAAATGATGTACAAACTAGTAGAGCTCGCCTTAAACAGAGGCATAAAAACTCAAGCCTCGCTTGAAAGACTAATAAAATGTGGCATAGGCATATGTGGCTCCTGCGTCTTAGAGCCATTGGGACTTAGGGTATGCAGAGACGGGCCAGTCTTCGATGGAGAAACGCTGCTAAAAACTGTGGATTTCGGGAGGTTTTGGCATGACTCAACAGGTAAGCCAATCCCAATAGAAGAGGTGAAATGA
- a CDS encoding dihydroorotate dehydrogenase, which translates to MSSEPSLSVDLGVLKLRNPIIIASGVLGVSIGLMKRAEEAGAAAITSKTTTLEPRKGHENPVVYELEYGLLNSMGLPNPGAEEMGKILEEAKRIINVPIIASFGASTPEEALKIAEHLKHADALELNASCPHVKGLGADLMSDPKAIHDIISEVKASGYKIFLKLSAHGDYLYIARKAYDAGVDGFTAINTLKAMAIDINAKKPVLGGKVGGLSGKAIHPIAVRIVYELRREFPDVPIIGTGGVETWQDAVELLLAGAKAIGIGTVLKKGFHAIGQLLDGIKEYLAMNGYRDINEITGLAHK; encoded by the coding sequence ATGAGTAGCGAGCCAAGCCTCTCTGTAGACCTGGGCGTCTTAAAATTGAGGAATCCCATAATTATTGCTTCAGGCGTACTCGGGGTAAGCATCGGGCTAATGAAGAGGGCAGAAGAAGCAGGCGCGGCAGCAATAACCTCTAAAACAACGACGCTTGAACCACGGAAAGGACACGAGAACCCCGTAGTCTACGAGCTTGAATACGGCTTGCTGAACTCCATGGGTCTCCCAAACCCAGGCGCAGAGGAGATGGGCAAGATACTCGAAGAGGCAAAGAGAATAATCAACGTCCCGATAATCGCGAGCTTTGGCGCCTCGACTCCAGAAGAGGCGCTCAAGATAGCTGAACACCTTAAACACGCAGACGCCCTCGAGCTCAATGCAAGTTGTCCACACGTAAAGGGTCTAGGAGCAGACCTAATGTCGGATCCTAAAGCAATTCACGACATTATCTCAGAGGTCAAGGCGTCGGGCTACAAGATATTCCTTAAGCTGAGTGCGCACGGCGATTACCTGTATATAGCTAGAAAGGCCTACGACGCGGGCGTAGACGGATTTACAGCGATAAATACTCTAAAAGCTATGGCTATAGACATAAACGCCAAGAAGCCTGTACTTGGAGGAAAAGTTGGGGGGCTTTCTGGCAAAGCAATCCATCCCATAGCAGTGAGGATAGTGTACGAGCTTCGCCGAGAATTCCCAGACGTGCCGATCATAGGCACAGGTGGCGTCGAGACGTGGCAGGACGCAGTTGAGCTCTTACTTGCAGGCGCAAAGGCAATTGGCATAGGCACAGTGCTCAAAAAAGGCTTCCATGCAATAGGCCAGCTTCTTGATGGAATAAAGGAATACCTAGCTATGAATGGCTACAGAGATATCAACGAAATAACGGGTCTAGCCCACAAGTGA
- a CDS encoding HD domain-containing protein, with protein sequence MNSAYSELRRDASRDVMLKKILDEAMKHYRSSHHDFSHVERVYNLAMRIARELPGSVDLEVLKIATILHDVARHLEDEGHIEDHAYEGAKIAREILEKLNFPKEKIDEVAYCISVHRFRKGEKPRTIEAQILQDADRLDAIGAIGIARAFARGGWMNTPFWDPEKPPKPEYDGYSETVINHFYEKLLKIKDTLNTEPAKKIAEERHRYMLEFIDRFLKEWQGLL encoded by the coding sequence GTGAATAGTGCCTATAGTGAGCTTAGGAGAGATGCGTCGCGGGATGTAATGCTTAAGAAAATACTGGACGAAGCCATGAAGCATTATAGGTCTTCGCACCACGATTTCTCCCACGTGGAAAGGGTCTACAACCTTGCCATGCGGATTGCCCGTGAGCTTCCGGGCAGTGTCGACCTAGAAGTTCTAAAGATAGCAACGATACTACACGACGTTGCTCGACACTTGGAGGACGAAGGACATATAGAGGATCACGCGTATGAGGGAGCGAAAATAGCGAGAGAGATTCTTGAAAAATTGAATTTTCCCAAAGAAAAAATAGATGAAGTTGCCTACTGTATAAGTGTACACAGGTTTAGGAAAGGTGAAAAGCCGCGAACCATAGAGGCACAGATACTGCAGGACGCAGATAGGCTTGACGCAATTGGAGCTATCGGCATAGCGAGGGCCTTCGCTAGGGGAGGCTGGATGAACACACCTTTCTGGGACCCGGAGAAGCCGCCGAAGCCCGAATATGACGGTTACTCTGAGACCGTTATAAATCATTTCTACGAGAAGCTTCTCAAGATAAAGGACACACTGAACACGGAGCCTGCGAAAAAGATCGCTGAAGAAAGGCACCGCTACATGTTGGAGTTTATAGATAGATTCCTCAAAGAATGGCAAGGCTTATTGTAG
- a CDS encoding CTP synthase produces MPTKFVFVTGGVVSGLGKGAVAASIGKIMQFRGYKVDMIKIDPYLNVDPGTLNPIEHGEVFVCEDVWEFEPAPGYKFRIAEIDQDFGTYERFLDINMHPSNNITSGQVYLSVILKERIGEYLGKTIQVIPHITGEIKRRIRQVAERSKPDVLIVEIGGTVGDIEAMPFLEAIRQFRLENPPGHTALVHVTLVPYLSSIGQLKTKPTQHSIKELQSMGLQPDIVIARADRELPEDVKEKIALYSNIPWEAVFSDPDLETVYKLPIILEKQGLGTYLTKILGLENNIQLQEYDKWQSIVEKFVSAKGEVVIAMPGKYTMIQDSYISINEALSHAGAHLGVKVKRIFIEAEDLEEKPEKVESLIENADGILLTPGFGKRGVEGMIQAARYAIENSKPFLGICFGAQLLFIAFMRYKAGLREANSTEIDPNTPHPVVDLLPEQKSLQWFGGTMRLGAHPVKVIPGTRLYEAYKQEVIYERFRHRYHINTKYREIAENHGLVISSTDLSGNIINSIEVKGDSWIVGVQFHPEFKSRPNRPSPIYLEFIKAVTLEKKN; encoded by the coding sequence ATGCCGACCAAGTTCGTATTCGTGACTGGTGGAGTCGTTAGTGGCCTGGGCAAAGGAGCTGTAGCGGCCAGTATCGGCAAGATAATGCAGTTCCGCGGATACAAGGTTGACATGATAAAGATAGACCCATACCTGAACGTCGACCCTGGCACACTTAACCCAATCGAACACGGCGAAGTATTTGTATGCGAAGACGTCTGGGAGTTCGAGCCCGCACCCGGCTACAAGTTCAGGATAGCCGAGATCGACCAGGACTTCGGGACCTATGAGCGTTTCCTCGACATAAATATGCACCCCTCAAACAACATCACGAGTGGACAGGTTTACCTAAGCGTTATTCTAAAGGAGAGGATAGGGGAATATCTTGGGAAAACCATACAGGTGATCCCACACATAACAGGCGAAATCAAGCGCAGGATAAGGCAGGTAGCAGAAAGGAGCAAGCCCGATGTTCTGATAGTAGAAATAGGAGGCACCGTAGGGGACATAGAGGCAATGCCCTTCTTGGAAGCCATAAGGCAGTTTAGGCTCGAGAACCCCCCTGGACATACAGCCCTGGTTCACGTCACGCTGGTTCCATACCTATCCAGTATTGGGCAACTAAAGACAAAGCCTACACAGCACAGCATAAAGGAGCTACAGAGCATGGGCCTCCAGCCAGACATAGTCATCGCGAGAGCAGACAGAGAACTCCCAGAGGACGTAAAAGAAAAAATAGCCCTCTACTCAAACATCCCGTGGGAAGCTGTTTTCTCGGATCCAGACCTCGAAACAGTATACAAGTTACCCATCATACTTGAAAAGCAGGGACTGGGAACATACCTCACAAAGATACTAGGCTTGGAGAACAACATTCAACTACAAGAATATGACAAGTGGCAAAGCATAGTAGAAAAATTTGTCTCAGCTAAAGGGGAAGTCGTCATAGCGATGCCTGGAAAATACACAATGATACAGGACAGCTATATCAGCATAAACGAGGCCCTAAGCCACGCAGGGGCACATCTAGGAGTAAAGGTGAAGAGGATATTTATTGAGGCTGAAGACCTAGAAGAAAAACCCGAAAAAGTCGAGTCTCTCATCGAGAACGCTGACGGTATACTGCTAACCCCAGGCTTTGGAAAAAGAGGAGTAGAGGGAATGATCCAAGCAGCGCGTTACGCAATCGAAAACTCAAAGCCATTCCTTGGAATATGCTTTGGAGCCCAGCTACTATTCATTGCGTTTATGAGATACAAGGCAGGCTTGCGAGAGGCCAACTCTACCGAGATAGACCCCAATACTCCTCACCCAGTCGTAGACCTTCTGCCAGAACAGAAGTCCCTACAGTGGTTCGGGGGGACGATGAGGCTTGGAGCGCATCCTGTAAAGGTAATCCCTGGCACAAGGCTCTACGAGGCATATAAACAGGAGGTCATCTACGAAAGGTTCAGGCACCGCTACCATATCAATACAAAGTACCGTGAAATAGCTGAAAACCACGGCCTAGTAATATCCTCGACAGACCTTTCGGGAAACATTATCAACTCGATAGAGGTCAAAGGCGACTCTTGGATAGTTGGAGTCCAGTTCCACCCAGAATTCAAGAGCAGGCCAAACAGGCCTTCGCCGATTTACCTAGAATTTATCAAGGCAGTAACTCTCGAAAAGAAGAACTAA
- a CDS encoding ABC transporter ATP-binding protein yields MAKVVVKDLVKTFGKVVAVNKVSFEARDGEFLVLLGPSGCGKTTTLRMVAGLETPDEGEIYIGDKLVNDLPPKDRDVAMVFQNYALYPHMKVYDNIAFPLRIRKLPKEEIDKRVREVAKLLRIEELLDRYPRQLSGGQQQRVALGRALVRQPQVFLMDEPLSNLDAKLRVYMRAELKRLQRELGITTIYVTHDQAEAMTMADRVAVMNEGKIMQLAEPAELYFKPANTFVAGFIGAPAMNFINASLSIKGDEAYLDTGVFKVKLPKDLSEIMIKSGAPSEVIFGIRPEHIIVDKKPFQDSYQVEVFVTEPLGSETIIDFKHGDSILKAKYPGHFEATPGEKIYIGFQYQHIHIFDKATGNAII; encoded by the coding sequence TTGGCTAAAGTTGTAGTCAAGGATCTCGTGAAAACTTTTGGAAAAGTCGTAGCTGTCAACAAGGTATCGTTTGAGGCGAGAGACGGAGAGTTCCTTGTCCTGCTGGGTCCAAGCGGCTGTGGAAAAACTACCACGCTCAGAATGGTTGCAGGCCTTGAAACACCTGACGAGGGCGAAATATACATTGGCGACAAGCTGGTAAATGATCTTCCCCCGAAAGACAGAGACGTTGCGATGGTTTTCCAGAACTACGCTCTCTACCCACACATGAAGGTCTATGATAACATTGCTTTCCCCCTTAGGATTAGGAAACTGCCAAAAGAAGAAATAGATAAAAGGGTACGAGAAGTTGCAAAACTTCTCCGCATAGAAGAACTGCTTGACAGGTATCCCAGGCAACTCAGCGGTGGCCAACAGCAGAGAGTCGCCCTGGGGAGGGCGCTCGTGAGACAGCCACAGGTCTTCTTGATGGACGAGCCGTTAAGCAACCTCGACGCAAAGCTTAGAGTATACATGCGTGCAGAACTCAAGAGACTTCAGAGGGAACTAGGCATAACAACTATCTATGTGACACACGACCAGGCAGAAGCAATGACAATGGCAGATAGAGTGGCAGTCATGAATGAGGGAAAAATTATGCAGCTAGCTGAGCCAGCCGAACTCTACTTTAAGCCAGCCAACACTTTTGTCGCAGGCTTCATAGGCGCGCCAGCCATGAACTTTATCAATGCATCGCTCTCAATAAAGGGTGACGAGGCATACCTAGATACTGGAGTATTCAAGGTTAAGCTTCCAAAGGATCTGTCAGAAATAATGATAAAATCAGGCGCCCCCTCAGAAGTCATATTCGGAATACGCCCCGAACACATAATCGTGGATAAAAAGCCGTTCCAAGACAGCTATCAAGTAGAAGTCTTCGTAACAGAGCCCCTGGGCTCAGAGACAATAATTGACTTCAAGCATGGAGACTCAATATTGAAAGCTAAATATCCCGGCCACTTCGAAGCTACTCCCGGAGAAAAAATCTACATAGGCTTCCAGTACCAGCACATACACATCTTCGACAAAGCAACTGGAAACGCAATAATATAA
- a CDS encoding DUF6379 domain-containing protein, whose translation MAYLPKALLRRLYVKGSMKIEGGALSFKLRNNLATATVNEPLRLKIDGVDIDPSQITIKVGDKTIKSSDVSETNTFEIPVGTDVEIIVPGNFSPGKHKVVVEVTVKGYGKGSFDFEDEAK comes from the coding sequence ATGGCCTATCTTCCGAAAGCCCTTTTGAGAAGGCTCTATGTCAAGGGAAGCATGAAAATCGAGGGAGGTGCACTCTCGTTTAAGCTTAGGAATAACCTTGCAACTGCCACGGTAAACGAGCCTTTGAGGCTAAAAATAGACGGGGTGGATATTGACCCGAGCCAGATAACAATAAAGGTCGGCGACAAGACGATTAAGTCTTCAGACGTGTCCGAGACAAACACTTTTGAGATTCCCGTTGGGACAGACGTCGAAATAATTGTGCCCGGCAACTTTTCGCCAGGCAAGCATAAAGTCGTAGTCGAGGTTACCGTTAAAGGCTACGGAAAAGGAAGCTTTGATTTCGAGGACGAGGCAAAATAG
- a CDS encoding glycerophosphodiester phosphodiesterase translates to MPGKNFLLTGHRGAPVLEPENTLPSFLKAVECSATGIEFDVRITKDGIPVISHDDELERTLGTNQKISETTYPELLRLSIQGKAKIPTLREVLALAKGRLSIDIELKVTGAEREVVDALRELEMIDDAIVTSFIPEAIRRVKNLEPRLSIGVLLEEWDDEYLEIARNLGAEAILPYYEILDKDLVSKIKSNGYKIITWTVDDPSIAQKLLDMGIEGVITNNPCALRHILHKKSP, encoded by the coding sequence ATGCCTGGGAAAAACTTTCTACTAACGGGTCACAGGGGGGCACCAGTCCTCGAGCCAGAAAACACTCTGCCCTCGTTCCTGAAAGCCGTCGAGTGTAGCGCCACAGGGATTGAGTTCGACGTTAGAATAACTAAGGACGGTATACCAGTTATTTCCCACGACGACGAGCTAGAAAGAACACTAGGCACAAACCAAAAAATCAGCGAGACCACATATCCAGAGCTTCTACGCCTCAGCATACAGGGCAAAGCAAAGATACCGACACTACGCGAAGTTCTCGCACTGGCAAAGGGAAGGCTCAGCATAGACATAGAGCTGAAGGTGACAGGGGCAGAAAGAGAAGTCGTGGACGCCCTACGGGAACTCGAGATGATCGACGATGCAATCGTTACATCCTTCATCCCAGAGGCAATTAGACGCGTGAAAAACCTCGAGCCAAGACTGAGTATTGGAGTGTTACTGGAGGAATGGGACGACGAGTACCTAGAAATAGCGAGAAACCTGGGGGCAGAAGCCATACTCCCCTACTACGAGATTCTCGACAAAGACTTGGTATCAAAGATAAAGTCAAATGGCTACAAGATTATCACGTGGACGGTAGACGACCCCAGCATAGCCCAGAAACTCTTAGACATGGGCATCGAGGGCGTAATAACAAACAATCCGTGCGCTCTAAGACACATACTTCACAAGAAGAGTCCATGA